The Lacrimispora xylanolytica genome has a segment encoding these proteins:
- a CDS encoding DUF2318 domain-containing protein produces MNQIMTHKTKIFFRSILIMALALIALTACSAKDKKESGSSDKAAQYQNASGDLVIPVSEISDKASFYPVTADGTKMEVLAVKAPDGTIRTAFNTCQICFGSGRGYYKQEGDKLVCQNCGNQFSMDLVEVEAGGCNPWPIFDKNKTVTDESITIPSDFLKESEQIFANWKKSY; encoded by the coding sequence ATGAATCAGATCATGACACATAAAACTAAGATATTTTTCCGTTCCATCTTAATTATGGCCCTGGCCCTCATCGCCCTGACTGCCTGTTCTGCCAAGGATAAGAAGGAGAGCGGTTCTTCGGATAAGGCAGCCCAGTATCAGAATGCCTCCGGAGATCTGGTAATCCCCGTAAGCGAGATCAGTGACAAAGCAAGCTTTTATCCAGTGACAGCTGATGGAACCAAAATGGAGGTTTTAGCAGTGAAGGCACCAGATGGAACCATCCGTACCGCATTTAATACGTGCCAGATCTGTTTTGGTTCAGGAAGAGGCTATTATAAACAGGAAGGTGATAAATTAGTTTGTCAAAACTGCGGAAATCAGTTCTCCATGGATCTGGTAGAGGTGGAAGCAGGCGGCTGTAACCCATGGCCCATCTTTGATAAAAATAAGACTGTGACAGACGAATCCATTACCATTCCATCAGATTTTCTAAAGGAGTCAGAGCAGATATTTGCTAACTGGAAGAAATCTTATTAA
- a CDS encoding DUF6485 family protein has product MANEKHFCTCNETTCKLHPTNHDMGCDPCIRKNLNKGEMPGCFFHLISDDTSELKEFTIDSFVKFYLDHKKSKTQ; this is encoded by the coding sequence ATGGCGAATGAGAAACACTTCTGTACCTGCAACGAGACAACATGTAAGCTGCATCCTACAAATCACGATATGGGCTGTGATCCCTGCATTCGTAAGAATTTAAACAAAGGTGAGATGCCAGGCTGTTTCTTTCATTTGATAAGTGACGATACTTCTGAGCTTAAGGAGTTCACCATCGACAGCTTTGTAAAGTTCTATCTGGATCATAAAAAATCGAAAACTCAATAA
- a CDS encoding DUF554 domain-containing protein, with amino-acid sequence MPIGVIVNSLAVLTGGAAGALLGNKIPEHLRNNLTLIFGVASMSMGITAIVKLTYLPAVVFAVIIGTAIGELVHLEYGITVVAKKVQAPISRIFSGKDSDMSQEEFMQKLVSIVVLFCASGTGIFGALQAGMTGDHTILFSKSILDFFTAAIFAASLGYITCTVCVPQFVVLVLLFFSASIIMPLTNKEMLSDFTACGGILMLATGLRISGIKSFPIANMLPAMVLVMPFSYFWSHVIMSLL; translated from the coding sequence ATGCCGATTGGAGTAATCGTCAACAGCCTGGCAGTGCTGACAGGGGGTGCTGCAGGCGCCTTATTGGGTAATAAAATACCAGAGCATCTGCGCAACAATCTGACCCTGATTTTTGGTGTGGCTTCCATGTCCATGGGAATTACGGCCATTGTAAAATTAACCTATCTACCAGCGGTGGTCTTTGCCGTTATTATTGGAACCGCCATTGGTGAACTTGTTCATCTGGAATATGGAATCACGGTAGTAGCAAAGAAGGTACAGGCCCCTATCTCCAGAATTTTTTCCGGGAAAGATTCAGACATGAGTCAGGAAGAATTCATGCAGAAGCTTGTAAGCATTGTGGTACTGTTCTGCGCAAGCGGAACCGGTATTTTCGGAGCGTTGCAGGCAGGTATGACCGGAGACCATACCATATTGTTTTCAAAATCAATCCTTGACTTTTTTACCGCAGCTATTTTTGCAGCCAGTCTTGGATATATTACCTGCACCGTCTGTGTGCCTCAATTCGTGGTTTTGGTACTCCTGTTCTTTAGTGCCTCCATTATCATGCCCCTGACCAACAAGGAGATGCTCAGTGATTTTACAGCCTGTGGAGGTATATTAATGCTGGCGACCGGACTTCGAATATCCGGTATCAAATCCTTCCCCATTGCCAACATGCTTCCTGCCATGGTACTTGTCATGCCCTTTTCTTACTTCTGGTCCCATGTCATCATGAGCCTGTTATAA
- a CDS encoding MerR family transcriptional regulator — translation MENELVTISEMAKLHHLTRQTLIYYDHIGLLKPTFINDHGYRYYSVYQIPVLREICLLKKLGVKLEDIKKNIESRNLESVINLLELQKNVIDEQMKELNRTRMYLQKRINFYEDSKKTYKAETPLLKQIPQRQVLFVPFEERPGKNVLHLTLMKAWNKLFDSDTIPSCGFGTLIRYEQFYSEDLYENSGIFVVLPYPQPDLPGVEEIPGGTYLCMYKYSYPYEEKDFHYLKEWAEKNNYRITGDALDLCLLDTTFYNSEHNVDYCCLQIPVVKN, via the coding sequence ATGGAGAATGAATTAGTTACAATCAGTGAAATGGCAAAGCTACATCATCTCACCCGCCAGACCCTTATTTACTATGATCATATCGGCTTATTAAAGCCCACATTTATCAATGACCACGGATACCGCTATTACAGCGTTTACCAGATTCCGGTATTAAGGGAAATCTGTCTCTTAAAAAAGCTTGGGGTAAAGCTTGAAGATATTAAAAAGAACATAGAATCCAGAAATTTAGAATCTGTCATCAATCTGTTGGAATTGCAGAAAAATGTCATTGATGAACAGATGAAAGAGCTGAACCGTACAAGGATGTATCTGCAAAAAAGAATTAATTTTTATGAGGATTCGAAAAAAACTTATAAGGCGGAGACTCCTCTCTTGAAACAGATTCCTCAAAGACAAGTGTTGTTTGTACCGTTTGAGGAGCGGCCAGGAAAGAATGTTCTTCATCTTACTCTGATGAAGGCATGGAACAAGCTATTTGATTCCGACACCATTCCCTCCTGCGGATTCGGTACTCTCATTCGTTATGAACAGTTTTATAGTGAAGATCTCTATGAGAATTCAGGGATATTTGTGGTGCTTCCATATCCACAGCCTGATCTGCCAGGAGTAGAAGAGATTCCGGGAGGAACGTATCTTTGTATGTACAAATACTCCTATCCCTATGAAGAAAAGGATTTTCATTATTTGAAGGAATGGGCCGAGAAGAACAACTACAGAATTACCGGGGATGCCCTGGATCTCTGTCTGCTTGATACCACCTTTTATAATTCAGAGCACAATGTAGATTATTGCTGCTTACAGATTCCGGTTGTAAAGAATTGA
- a CDS encoding UbiD family decarboxylase — protein sequence MSKIKVNDLRSALELLESIPGQLIETDVEVHPHAQLSGVYRHVGAGGTVMRPTQEGPAMIFNKVTGHEDARVAIGVLASRKRVGYLLDEAPERLGHLLNESVKNPVKPVVINQKDAKCQEVVHYATDPDFDIRKLVPAPTNTEEDAGPYITLGMCYASDPETKESDVTIHRLCLQSKDEISMYFVPGSRHLGVFREKAEAAGKPLPISISIGVDPAIEIASCFEPPTTPLGFNELEIAGAIRKEGVELTQCLTIDEKCIANAEYVIEGELLPGIRVREDQNTNTGKAMPEFPGYTGPANPEIPIIKVKAVTHRTNPIMQTCIGPSEEHVSMAGIPTEASILQMVEKAMPGKLLNVYCASSGGGKYMAVLQFCKKIPSDEGRQRQAALLAFSAFSELKLVVLVDEDVDPFDINDVVWAMNTRMQGDSGIVCIPGVRCHPLDPSNDPANSPSIRDHGIACKTIFDCTVPFDQKHRFQRAKFMDVDPSHWVPDMFKK from the coding sequence ATGTCTAAAATTAAAGTGAATGATTTGCGTTCTGCCTTAGAGCTTCTGGAATCAATTCCAGGACAGCTGATAGAAACTGATGTGGAGGTTCATCCTCATGCTCAGTTATCCGGTGTCTATCGCCATGTTGGAGCAGGCGGTACGGTTATGCGCCCCACCCAGGAAGGGCCTGCCATGATATTTAACAAGGTAACAGGACACGAGGATGCCAGAGTCGCCATTGGCGTTCTTGCAAGCCGCAAACGAGTGGGATACCTTCTTGATGAGGCTCCAGAGCGTCTGGGCCATCTTTTAAATGAATCTGTAAAGAACCCGGTGAAGCCAGTAGTAATCAATCAAAAGGATGCAAAATGCCAGGAAGTGGTTCATTATGCCACAGATCCTGATTTTGATATCAGAAAACTGGTGCCTGCACCTACCAACACAGAAGAGGATGCCGGACCTTACATAACTTTAGGTATGTGTTATGCCTCTGACCCGGAAACAAAGGAATCCGATGTGACCATTCACCGCCTCTGCCTTCAGAGTAAAGACGAGATTTCCATGTACTTTGTGCCAGGCTCCAGACATCTTGGTGTATTTAGAGAAAAGGCAGAAGCAGCCGGAAAGCCGCTTCCTATCTCAATCAGCATCGGTGTAGATCCTGCCATAGAAATCGCTTCCTGTTTTGAACCGCCTACAACGCCTCTTGGCTTTAATGAGTTAGAGATTGCCGGAGCCATTCGAAAAGAAGGAGTAGAGCTTACCCAGTGCCTTACCATTGATGAAAAATGCATTGCCAATGCAGAATATGTCATTGAAGGAGAGCTTCTTCCTGGAATCCGTGTGAGAGAGGATCAAAACACCAATACCGGAAAAGCTATGCCTGAGTTCCCTGGTTATACAGGACCTGCAAACCCGGAGATTCCCATTATTAAGGTAAAGGCAGTAACCCACAGAACCAACCCAATCATGCAGACCTGTATCGGTCCAAGTGAAGAGCACGTAAGCATGGCTGGTATCCCGACGGAAGCCAGTATATTACAGATGGTAGAAAAAGCAATGCCAGGAAAGCTGTTAAATGTTTACTGTGCCTCCAGTGGCGGCGGTAAATACATGGCTGTGCTGCAATTCTGCAAAAAGATACCAAGTGATGAAGGAAGACAACGCCAGGCAGCACTCCTTGCATTTTCTGCATTCAGTGAATTAAAGCTGGTGGTCCTTGTAGATGAGGATGTAGACCCATTTGATATCAACGATGTTGTCTGGGCTATGAATACCCGTATGCAGGGAGATTCCGGTATAGTATGCATTCCTGGGGTACGCTGTCATCCGTTGGATCCTTCCAATGACCCAGCTAATTCCCCATCCATCCGCGATCATGGAATTGCCTGTAAAACAATTTTCGACTGTACCGTGCCATTCGATCAAAAGCATCGGTTCCAGCGGGCAAAGTTTATGGATGTAGATCCTTCCCATTGGGTCCCGGACATGTTTAAAAAATAG
- a CDS encoding UbiX family flavin prenyltransferase gives MDKKRIVVAVSGASGAPLAAACIRQLKKLPDYEIHLVVSKGGEETILHELDMRLEEFKGLAHVCYDNKNISASIASGTYETEGMIVVPCSMKTIAGICSGYSDNLLLRAADVTIKERRKLILVARETPLSPIHLRNMEYLSRLQNVVILPPVISYYSKPKSLEDINFHIAGKILDAAGIKVEGFRRWE, from the coding sequence ATGGATAAAAAGAGAATTGTAGTTGCAGTAAGCGGGGCAAGCGGGGCCCCTCTGGCAGCAGCCTGCATCAGACAGTTAAAGAAGCTGCCGGATTATGAGATTCATCTGGTGGTCAGTAAAGGCGGGGAGGAGACCATTCTTCATGAGCTTGATATGAGGCTGGAGGAATTTAAAGGACTTGCCCATGTGTGTTACGACAATAAGAACATCAGTGCCAGCATAGCCAGCGGAACCTATGAAACAGAAGGCATGATCGTAGTCCCATGCAGCATGAAGACGATAGCAGGAATCTGCAGCGGTTATTCCGATAATTTGCTTCTTCGGGCAGCAGATGTGACCATAAAGGAAAGAAGAAAGCTGATTCTGGTGGCAAGGGAAACGCCCCTTAGTCCCATTCATTTACGGAATATGGAGTATTTATCCAGGCTTCAAAACGTGGTTATCCTGCCGCCTGTCATATCATACTACAGTAAGCCAAAGTCCCTGGAGGACATTAATTTCCATATCGCAGGAAAGATTCTGGATGCAGCAGGAATTAAGGTGGAAGGCTTCAGACGGTGGGAATAG
- a CDS encoding sulfite exporter TauE/SafE family protein, producing the protein MGSIVKTRVLRVGGMTCVSCQNKIEKKLKNTAGIISAEVSYNEGTANVTYDTDIISYKTIVGVIENLDYMVLTDQDKKGTDASRITGILLIIAALYMVIENTGLLTLLTPGQLADQTMSYGMLFVIGLITSVHCVAMCGGINLSQCIPYTAGDSTEKGRLSALRPTFLYNLGRVLSYTVIGFVVGALGSVFTFSTTLQGILKLIAGLFMVIMGINMLGIFPWLRKLNPRMPGFLAKRVYKEKAKSNSPLFVGLLNGFMPCGPLQAMQIYALSTGNPFSGALSMLLFSLGTVPLMFGLGALSTVLGKKFAGKIMTAGAVLVVVLGLSMVTQGFSLSGVSVPNLAFAQEKDNGAGQENQPAQKIEDGVQIINSTLSSGKYPNIKVQAGIPVKWIIDAPKGSINGCNNRMIIRDFGIEHTFQTGENIIEFTPEKTGKVSYSCWMGMIRGTISITEEAAGTGTIENEAENLLDKPVPAGVTIPTDDVAIGEESVDENGNPIQKITMELTDKGFQPAAAVVKSGLDVEWNIIDSTTGNNYGTTILVPDFATQVPLEPGDNRLYFTPAGSFDFSNGDNTSYGYIKVVDDISKMDLNEIKKEIGNFQTQIWPDTTFQGAGGSCCQ; encoded by the coding sequence ATGGGATCTATCGTAAAAACAAGAGTGCTGCGCGTTGGCGGCATGACCTGTGTAAGCTGTCAGAACAAGATCGAAAAAAAGCTTAAGAACACGGCCGGGATTATCAGTGCAGAAGTAAGCTACAACGAAGGAACAGCCAATGTGACGTATGACACAGATATTATTTCTTACAAGACCATTGTAGGTGTGATTGAAAATCTGGACTATATGGTGCTTACGGATCAGGATAAAAAGGGAACGGATGCCAGCCGGATTACGGGAATCCTGCTCATCATCGCTGCTCTTTACATGGTAATTGAAAATACCGGTCTGTTAACCCTTTTGACACCAGGTCAGCTTGCAGATCAGACCATGAGCTATGGAATGCTTTTTGTCATCGGTCTTATTACATCGGTCCACTGCGTGGCCATGTGCGGCGGCATAAACTTATCCCAGTGCATTCCATATACGGCTGGAGATTCTACGGAAAAAGGCCGTTTATCAGCTCTTCGTCCTACCTTTCTTTATAATCTCGGAAGAGTATTGTCTTATACCGTCATCGGTTTTGTGGTAGGAGCGTTAGGGTCTGTATTTACCTTTTCCACCACCCTGCAAGGAATTTTAAAACTGATCGCAGGTCTTTTCATGGTGATTATGGGAATCAATATGCTTGGAATTTTTCCCTGGCTGCGAAAGCTGAATCCCAGAATGCCCGGATTTTTGGCTAAAAGAGTGTATAAGGAGAAAGCAAAAAGCAACAGCCCTCTGTTTGTGGGGCTCCTAAATGGCTTTATGCCCTGCGGACCTTTGCAGGCCATGCAGATTTACGCCTTATCCACAGGCAATCCATTTTCCGGCGCTCTTTCCATGCTTTTATTCAGCCTGGGAACCGTACCATTAATGTTCGGATTAGGTGCGCTTTCAACGGTGCTTGGGAAAAAGTTTGCCGGTAAGATCATGACGGCGGGAGCGGTTCTTGTGGTAGTACTTGGTTTGTCCATGGTGACTCAGGGCTTTAGCCTTTCCGGGGTATCCGTGCCAAATCTGGCGTTTGCACAGGAAAAGGATAACGGGGCTGGCCAGGAAAACCAGCCTGCCCAGAAGATAGAAGACGGCGTTCAGATCATTAACAGCACCTTATCCTCCGGCAAATATCCCAATATAAAGGTACAGGCAGGGATTCCTGTCAAATGGATCATCGATGCGCCAAAAGGCAGCATCAACGGCTGCAATAACCGTATGATCATCAGGGATTTCGGCATTGAACACACCTTTCAAACAGGAGAGAATATTATAGAATTTACTCCCGAAAAGACAGGAAAGGTTTCCTACAGCTGCTGGATGGGAATGATACGGGGAACCATATCTATTACAGAAGAGGCAGCTGGCACCGGAACTATTGAGAATGAGGCAGAAAATCTCCTTGATAAGCCAGTTCCGGCAGGGGTTACGATTCCCACCGATGATGTTGCAATAGGGGAAGAATCTGTAGATGAGAATGGCAACCCCATTCAAAAAATTACCATGGAGCTGACAGATAAAGGCTTTCAGCCAGCAGCTGCAGTGGTAAAGTCTGGCCTTGACGTGGAATGGAATATCATAGACAGCACCACTGGGAATAACTATGGAACGACCATACTTGTGCCTGATTTTGCAACTCAGGTTCCTCTGGAACCGGGAGACAACCGGTTGTATTTCACACCGGCAGGAAGCTTTGATTTTTCCAATGGAGATAATACCTCTTATGGCTATATTAAGGTAGTGGATGATATCAGCAAGATGGATTTAAATGAAATCAAGAAAGAGATAGGGAACTTTCAAACTCAGATCTGGCCCGATACCACCTTTCAGGGGGCAGGAGGCTCCTGCTGTCAGTAG